A stretch of DNA from Hirundo rustica isolate bHirRus1 chromosome 1, bHirRus1.pri.v3, whole genome shotgun sequence:
aataagaaaaaaagggggcGGGGAGGAAGCGAGAAAGTAAAATCCACGAAGAGGTTAGAAGTGTcctaaataattaaaaaagtgaggttttttgtaatttaaatacaaatatactTACAAAATCTTACAGAGGCTATTTACATCCCTCTCCCCCAACCTGACAGTGCGTTCAGCTCCTACAGGAGACAGCCCAAGCGGCATGGCGAGGGCAGAGCCCGGAGATCCCAGGCACTGGGTTCCCCCTGGCTCGTCCTCTGCTCCCCGCCGCCTGCGGAAGCCACTCGCAGTCCCAAAAGTTTGCCCAGGCTGGATAGGGAGCTGCTTCCCGAGGTAGAGCCTCAGTCCTCCCCCATCTCCCTAGCCTGGTGAGCAGGGGTCTCAGACCGTGGTCTCACCCTGCTTGCTGTTGGTGAGCCTGGTGTAAAACTTCCTCCAGGAGTTCAGGGTTTTCCCAGACCAGATCCAGAAGCCCGAGGTGATGCCCACGATTAAGGTCATGAGATACTTGATCATGAAGACAGTGAAGTCGGGGCTCATGGGCGGGTGGTGGCTGCTGTGGTTGTTGGGGCAGGGAATGGCATAGCTCTTACAGCTCTGCGTgacccagctcctctcccactgTTCCCTAAAAGCTTGCTCGTAAAAATAGCAGGCAATGACGATGGTGGCCGGCACCGTGTAGAGGACGCTGAAGATGCCTATCCTCACCATGAGcttctccagcttttctgtCTTGGTGCCGTCATGCTTCATGATGGTCCGGATCCTGAAGAGGGACACAAAGCCAGCCAGCAGGAAAGAGGTGCCGATGAACAGGTAGACGAACAAGGGGGCCAGCACAAAGCCCCTCAGGGCATCCACGTTGTTGATGCCCACAAAGCAGACGCCGCTGAGAACGTCCCCATCCACTTGTCCCAGGGCAAGGATGGTGATGGTCTTGATGGCAGGCACGGCCCAGGCGGCCAGATGAAAGTACTGGGAGTTGGCCTCAATGGCCTCATGGCCCCACTTCatgccagcagccaggaaccAGGTAAGGGAGAGGATGACCCACCAGATGGAGCTGGCCATGCCAAAGAAGTAGAGCATCATGAAGAGGATGGTGCAGCCCTCCCGCTTCGTGCCCTGCGCCACGGTGCGGGAACCGTCCTCAGAAAAGCGCTCGTTGCAAACCACCCTCTCCTCCAGGAGGAAGCCGGCGATGTAGGCCACGGCCACCGCCGTGTAGCAGCCTGAGAGGAAGATGATGGGCCGCTCGGGGTAGCTGAATCGCTTCATGTCCACCAAGTAGGTGAGGACGGTGAAGAGGGTGGAGGCACAGCAGAGCACGGACCAGATGCCGATCCAGGTGCGGGAGAAGCGCAGCTCCTCGGGCCCGAAGTACATGAGTCCGTAGAGGCGCCCGGGCTCGCAGGGCGCCCCGCAGTCCTTCTCTCCCAGAAAGCGGTAGTTCAGGTAGGAGGGCACCTTCAGCGCCCGCGGGCAGGTGAAGCGCCCGCGGGGCTCCCCGGGCCCCGggcccccggggccgccgccggcGCCCCCGCGGTGCGGGTTGCTGGTCCAGCTCTCGGGGCGCAGGGCGGGCGTGGGGGTTCCGCGCTCGGAGGCGTTCTGCCCCACGCAGAGCTCGCCGGCCCCGTGCACCGGGAACTTTTCGCAGCGCAGCGTGTCGGGCCACTGGAAGCCGAACTTGTTCATGAGGGCCTCGCAGCCCTGGCGGGCCCGCTCGCAGAGGGAGCGGCAGGGCGGCAGGGCCTGCTCCAGCACGGTGCACACCGGCGCGTAcatggagcagaggaagaacTTGAGCTCGGCCGAGCACTGCACCTTCACCAGCGGGTAGAACTGGTGCACCTCCAGCCCCGCGTCCTCCTGGTTGGTGTGGCCCAGCAGGTTGGGCATGATGGTCTGGTTGTAGGCGATGTCAGTGCAGAGCGGGATGGAGATGGGCTGGCAGTAGCCGTGGTCGGGGATGGAGATGCCCCGCTCGCCGTTGTACTGCGACGCCGGCAGCTGCCCCCCGgccggcagcgccgccgcccacagcagcaccagcagcaccggCAGCCGCGGGCGCCCGCCGCTGCCAACTTCCCCGCCGCCGCTCGCCGCCGGCCCGCGCCGCTCGGCCATGCTCAGTCGGTGCCGCCCGCCCTGCCGGGCTCCCGtcgccccgccgccgctgctccTCCCGGCCCGAACTTCCGACTCATGAAGGGAGCGGcgggcagggacggggcagccccggccgccACTCGCGCGGCCGCGGAGCGCAGCGCGCAGCTCTGCCCGCACCGGCGGCAGCGTCCGCCGCGCCTCCGACtaccgccgccgccgccgcctccgccgccgccgcctgaCCATTTGTGCCGGCCCCTCGAGCCCGCGCCCCTCGCCTCGCCGCGCCGCGCTCCCTCCGACCGGTTTCCAGGCGCCCCGCAGTCTGCTTCACCGGAGGGAGGAGCCTTGAAACCGACGCCGAACTTTCCTGCGTAAGGGACCGTCTCCCAACGCCTCACCCGGGGGCGGGCGCAGGCGGGCGCGGGGCTGCCCCGCGCCGCGCACAaaggcggcgggggcggcgccgGGGAAGGGGCCCCGCGGCCGGGGGGTGACCGGGGGGGACGGGGCTGTGCCGTGTCGGTCGGCAGCGCGCCGGCCCCGGCTGTCCCGGGGGTGTTTTTGGATTCCCCGGTGATGACGATTGTTGGAGCTGTTAAGCGGCGCGCCCGGGCTGGTCCGCGGCCCGTCACCCTCGGTGCCCCCCGCCGTGGAAGCGGCCGGGCTAATCCCGGGCCGGGGGATCGATGTTTGGCACGCAGCAAAGGGCAGGATTGGAGGATGGACCCGCGGCGCTGCCGGGACTCTGCTGCGGGGACCAGCGCGCAGTCGGGGTATCTCCGCCGGTCAGAAATGTGGGAGACACGCTGCAGTCACTTCGAGGCGCGGGCAGGAGCCGCGGCACCGTGAAGGCGCAGACCGCGATGTGGCACGTCGCATACACGGTGATGTTGGAGTGGCTAAAACTCGCCTCTCTCCAGAGAGACTTTAAGTAACTCGCTACCGAGCTATTGCCAGTGTGTTATCTGCGCCTTCTTCCCACcgtgcccacagcagcagcccgaCATACCAAAATAATCCCAATAcgctttcccattttccttcctccctctgctTAGTGGGCAACTAATTCCAGTGTGGGAATTAATAGTGGGCAACTGTTCCGGTGTGACTCAAGTCGAATGCTGTGTGACTTGCAATACCTCCCATCAGGTTTTTGAAATTtttgctggggagggggtgaaTGGGCATACAGTGACCGCCCGCAGTGGCCATTTTTGCATGCCTGAAGCCCCATTGCACAAACAGAATGGAGGTCCTGTTGGCTTTCCTGAAATGCATAGTCCAGAAAAACTATGAAGGCTGAATAGGGGATTTACTGTACTCATTGGAACTGAATAAGAATAATAAAGTGTGCTCCTGGAGTGAAGAACCCTGCCCTGTTCTTCAGACATTCAGTAATTAAGGCTCTCTGTCATCTGTGCAAATCTTCTCATATTTGTCTGAAGGTTAATTCTGCTATTCGGAGCTGAACCAGGCATGGAACTTCTTCCACCAGCTGTCTTCCTTCTCTGCAGCATACTCCCACCCTTTCTGCCTTATGTGTTAATTGAGCTCCAAAAATCCACTAGTAGTAAGACAGCTCCAGCATTTATTTCTAGCTCTCAGAGGTGGCAAGGGttaataaaagataaaatttggACCATGCTATTTAGGCCACGTTCTTTCTCCCAGCAGTACTGTCCCACATTCAAACTAATTAATAGCAAAATCTATGCTGTGTAACGACTGCAGGAGTGGGATCACGTTTAGAAATTGCACATTCTTAAAAATGTTGATTGCTGATGTCCTCGTTTACTGATGTTCATTGAGTTCTGTCAAGAACTCTCTTCTCAGAGGACCGTTGTTCAAAAATGATAAGCACAAATACCTTTTTCCATCTTCTGATGAACCGTTTGATTCCTTAAATATTGTATTTATAGTTTGAAGctacagatttttctcttcagatctACAACAGTAATCAAAATTATTAACTTCTTTCTACCACCAAACCTATTTATATTCAGCCCTAAACAGCAGTATTATTTCTCTGTTCATCCTAAAAAGACTGCACTCTGGATCTTTAGATTGGAATAAGTATTATCCATGCTCTTTCTCATAGACAATGAGTGTGAATTTCTGACTAGTCTTGGGAAGCCTCCTTGGCTTTCTACCTGTCCTCTTTAGACCTGGGGACACATCACACAATC
This window harbors:
- the FZD1 gene encoding frizzled-1 encodes the protein MAERRGPAASGGGEVGSGGRPRLPVLLVLLWAAALPAGGQLPASQYNGERGISIPDHGYCQPISIPLCTDIAYNQTIMPNLLGHTNQEDAGLEVHQFYPLVKVQCSAELKFFLCSMYAPVCTVLEQALPPCRSLCERARQGCEALMNKFGFQWPDTLRCEKFPVHGAGELCVGQNASERGTPTPALRPESWTSNPHRGGAGGGPGGPGPGEPRGRFTCPRALKVPSYLNYRFLGEKDCGAPCEPGRLYGLMYFGPEELRFSRTWIGIWSVLCCASTLFTVLTYLVDMKRFSYPERPIIFLSGCYTAVAVAYIAGFLLEERVVCNERFSEDGSRTVAQGTKREGCTILFMMLYFFGMASSIWWVILSLTWFLAAGMKWGHEAIEANSQYFHLAAWAVPAIKTITILALGQVDGDVLSGVCFVGINNVDALRGFVLAPLFVYLFIGTSFLLAGFVSLFRIRTIMKHDGTKTEKLEKLMVRIGIFSVLYTVPATIVIACYFYEQAFREQWERSWVTQSCKSYAIPCPNNHSSHHPPMSPDFTVFMIKYLMTLIVGITSGFWIWSGKTLNSWRKFYTRLTNSKQGETTV